From Actinoplanes oblitus, a single genomic window includes:
- a CDS encoding CDGSH iron-sulfur domain-containing protein, with protein MTSTITPYEDGPLLVRGDFELVSPDGTPIDPARRTIALCRCGKSADKPFCDGTHKTVRFKAGTGRDNPPPSAGGLP; from the coding sequence ATGACATCGACCATCACCCCGTACGAGGACGGACCGCTGCTCGTACGCGGCGACTTCGAGCTGGTCAGCCCGGACGGGACGCCTATCGACCCGGCGCGCCGGACCATCGCCCTGTGCCGCTGCGGCAAGTCCGCCGACAAGCCGTTCTGCGACGGAACCCACAAGACGGTGCGGTTCAAGGCCGGCACCGGACGGGACAACCCGCCGCCGAGCGCCGGCGGACTACCGTGA
- a CDS encoding VHL beta domain-containing protein, whose amino-acid sequence MTEKLPDVPPGYQPPPIVAYQPPPPPPDRKRTGLIVAASVLGALLAAGGALVVLRAAPADPAPPAAAAPVGPAAAGTAELAAVPAGDEWRLKSAENGATTSIHFSNETAGPVKILWLGYDRERVFYTELAPGQGYDQQTYAGHVWVVTRADGTTIAAFQATAAPARATVR is encoded by the coding sequence GTGACGGAGAAGCTCCCCGATGTCCCGCCGGGTTACCAGCCGCCCCCGATCGTCGCCTATCAGCCGCCGCCTCCGCCGCCGGACCGCAAGCGCACCGGCCTGATCGTCGCGGCCTCGGTTCTCGGCGCGCTGCTCGCCGCCGGTGGTGCCCTGGTGGTCCTGCGGGCCGCCCCCGCCGATCCGGCGCCGCCGGCCGCGGCCGCGCCGGTCGGGCCGGCAGCGGCGGGCACCGCCGAGCTGGCGGCGGTGCCGGCCGGCGACGAGTGGCGGCTGAAGAGCGCCGAGAACGGCGCCACCACGTCGATCCACTTCAGCAACGAGACCGCCGGCCCGGTCAAGATCCTCTGGCTCGGCTACGACCGCGAGCGGGTCTTCTACACCGAGCTGGCCCCGGGGCAGGGCTACGACCAGCAGACCTACGCCGGGCACGTGTGGGTGGTGACCCGGGCCGACGGCACCACGATCGCCGCCTTCCAGGCGACCGCGGCACCGGCCCGGGCCACCGTCCGCTGA
- a CDS encoding PadR family transcriptional regulator, translating to MSVPLTLLGLLERAPSHGYDLKRDYDTFFGVGKALSFGQVYATLSRLTRDGKVVMDEVAPGEGPDRKRYVITEQGATEVSAWLADPVAPEPHLQSLLFTKVVLALMLDRPAEAYLDAQRQAHIARMRELTEIKRSGGLVEALLADHGLFHLEADLRWIDTTSARLDALRTRIRQAKP from the coding sequence ATGAGCGTACCGCTGACCCTCCTCGGCCTGCTCGAGCGCGCCCCGAGCCACGGCTACGACCTGAAACGCGACTACGACACCTTCTTCGGCGTCGGCAAGGCGCTGTCCTTCGGGCAGGTCTACGCGACGCTGAGCCGTCTCACCCGGGACGGCAAGGTGGTGATGGACGAGGTGGCCCCGGGCGAGGGCCCGGACCGCAAGCGCTACGTGATCACCGAGCAGGGCGCCACCGAGGTGAGCGCCTGGCTGGCCGACCCGGTCGCGCCCGAGCCGCACCTGCAGAGCCTGCTGTTCACCAAGGTGGTGCTGGCACTGATGCTGGACCGGCCGGCCGAGGCGTACCTCGACGCGCAGCGGCAGGCGCACATCGCCCGGATGCGCGAGCTCACCGAGATCAAGCGGTCCGGCGGGCTGGTCGAGGCGTTGCTCGCCGACCACGGGCTGTTCCATCTGGAGGCCGACCTGCGGTGGATCGACACGACGTCGGCACGGCTGGACGCGTTGCGTACCCGGATCCGGCAGGCGAAGCCGTGA